The sequence GTGGCGAGCCCGACCAGTACCGCCGGGGTCATTCCGGCTCCGCCGACCAGGCCGGCCGGGAGCCGCGGTCGTCGTCGACCAGCTGCCGGAAGCGGTCCTCGTTGCGCGCCGCCGCCCGGTTGTAGAGGACCGCGCAGACGAAGATGACGGGGTAGACACCCGCGCCGAGCAGCAGCCACGGCAGCGGCACGGTGAAGACGCTCATGCCGTTGACGCTGGGGAAGACCAGCATCAGCACGGGCACGCCGAGCAGGATCAGCCCGAACCCGCCCGCCACGACCAGGGCGAGCCGGAGTTGGGAACGCATCAGCGAGCGGATGAACATCTCGCCGAGTTCGGACTGCTCCGCCAGTTCGCGCGAGACGCTGTAGCGGCTCCGGGCAGCGGCTGCCCGGGTGCGGGGAGCGGTGACGCGGACCCGCGCCGGCGGGCGGCGCTGGGGCTCCTGGCTCATCCGCCCGGCCTGACGCGGTTCGCCTCCAGCCGGTCGCGGACCGCGGGCAGGCTGCGCCGGCTGACCGGGAGCTCGGCACCGTCCACCAGTACGCTGGTCCGTCCGTCGGTGGTGCGCATCTGCTGGATCGCGCCGACCGACACCAGGTAGGAGCGATGGATCCGCAGGTAGCCGGCATCGGCCCACTGGCGTTCCAGGTCGTTCAGCGGCACCCGGATCAGGTAGCTGCCCTCGGCGGTGTGCAGCCGGGCATAATCGCCCTGGGCCTGGACGAACTTGATCTCGTCCCGCCTGATCATCTTCGTGATGCCGCCCTGGTCCACCGTGATCACTTCCGGCTGGGCCGCGCCGTCTTCCATCAGCTCGCAGACCCGCCGGACCGATTCGGCGAGCCGTTCGGCGCGCACCGGCTTCAGCAGGTAGTCCACCGCGGCCAGGTTGAAGGCCTCCAGGGCCTGGTCTTCGTCAGCCGTGACAAAAACGACGGCGGGCGGCCGGCTGAAGCGCGAAATCACCCTGGCGATGTCGAGGCCGGTCAGGGCCGGCATGTGGATGTCCAGGAACATCGCGTCAACGTCGTGGTTCTCCAGCGCCCGCAGTGCTTCCGCGCCGCTGGTCGCCTTGTGGATCCTGCCGATTCGCGGATCCCTGGCAAGGAGGTAGGCGAGGGCTTCGACGGCGGGGAGTTCATCATCGGCGATGACAACGTTGACCATGGGGACAGTCTACTGAGTCCTCCGGCCGGGGAAGCTTGGCCGGCCCCCGCCCGGTCCGGCCTCCTGCACGGCCTTGCGCGCCGGTCCTGCTCACACTTCGTGGCCGGGCTGGAACTTCGGGATCCGCATCGTGATCAGCGTCCCGGCACCGGGCGCGGTCTCGATGACCAGGCCGTGGTCGTCCCCGTAGACCTGGCGCAGCCGGGAATCGACGTTGCGCAGGCCCACGTGGTCGCCGGCCGTGTGCCCGGCGAGCATCTGGCGCAGTCGCTCCGGGTCCATGCCCACGCCGTCGTCCTCGATACCTAAGACCGCATACTCGCCGTCGTCCCGCCCGGTGATGGTGATATGGCCGGGACCTTCCCGGGCCTCCAGTCCGTGGCGGACGGCGTTCTCGACCAGCGGCTGCAGGGACAGGAACGGAATGACGGTGCTGAGCACTTCGGGACCGATCTGCAGGCTGACATTGAGCCGGTCGCCGAACCGGGCACGCTCGAGCAGTAGGTAGCGGTCGATCGACCGGAGTTCCTCCGCGACAGTGGTGAAGTCCCCGTGGCGGCGGAACGAGTAGCGGGTAAAGTCCGCGAACTCGATCACCAGTTCGCGGGCGCGGACCGGATCCGTGAGGATGTAGGAGGCGATCGCGTTGAGCGAGTTGTAGATGAAGTGCGGGCTGATCTGGGCGCGCAGCGCGCGGACCTCGGCCTCCATCAGCAGTGTCCGGGAAGCATCGAGCTCGGCCAGCTCGATCTGCGTGGCGACCCAGGCGGCCACCTCGTTCGTGGCGCGGACCAGCGACGGCCGCACCTGGCCGCTGTAGGCGCCGATGGTTCCCACCACGCGCTCCTGGACCCGGATGGGGGAGAAGACCGCCTCCGCCGCGAACCCCTCCGCTGCGCCGTCCGACGGCGTTTCCGGGGGCCGGCGATATACCTGGGTGCGCCCGGACTCCAGCACCTTGGCCGCGAGCACCATGGCGTCCGCGTCACGGTCCTCCGTCTGCGGGTCCCACGCCAGCACGCCGGCCTCGTCGGTGATCACCAGCCGGCTGCTGTCCAGCATCCCGCGAAGATAACCCGCAGCCTTGGCCGCCCCGTCCGGCGTCAGGCCCCTGCGCAGGTGCGGACCCGCCAGCCCTGCCGTGTGCAGAGTGTTGTACGTGGCCAGTTCCGCCTCCGAACCCAGTTCCCGGCTGGACCGGCTGAGCTTGAAGCCGACCAACGAGACGACCGCCACGGTAATAATGGCGATCGCCGCGATGAGCGCAATATCGACCGCCGGGCTGACCATGCCTTCACCCTAACGGCAGTTCGGCGCAACGGGCCGCCATTCGTCGCAGCGCAATTGCCGTTCGGCGATCGTACCCGCGAAGGGCAGGACAGCACGCGCGGCCGTGTAGGAGAGTGATCCCTGTCACACACCCTCACAAGGAGGCAGACATGGGACAACATCCCACCCCGGAGGCCGACCCGACGGCCGCCGTGGACTTCCAGGAAGTCCAGCAGCGGCCCGAGTTCAAGGAGCTCCGTCACCGTCACCGCAGTTTCGTTTTCCCGATGGCCATCGCATTCCTGCTGTGGTACTTCCTGTACGTGCTGCTGGCCGATTATGCGCACGGCTTCATGTCCATCAAGCTCGTGGGCAATATCAACGTCGGCCTGGTCCTGGGCCTGCTCCAGTTCGTGAGCACCTTCGCGATCACCATGTGGTATGTCAGCTACGCCAATAAGAAGCTGGACCCCATCGCCGCCGGTATTCGGCATGACCTGGAGTCCACCGCGCAGCCCCCGGCAGGAGGAACCAAGTGATGCTTCCGCTCACCACCGTCACGCAGGAGACCACGCAGGTGGGCGAGCCGTGGCTGAACATGACGATCTTCGGCCTGTTCGTGGCCATCACCATGGTGATCGTGCTCCGGGCCAGCCGGAACAACAAGACTGCGGCGGACTACTACGCCGCCGGGCGGTCCTTTACCGGCCCGCAGAACGGCACCGCCATCGCCGGCGACTACCTCTCCGCCGCATCCTTCCTCGGCATCGTCGGGGCGATCGCCATCAACGGCTATGACGGCTTCCTCTACTCGATCGGCTTCCTGGTGGCGTGGCTGGTGGCGCTGCTGCTGGTGGCCGAATTGCTGCGCAATACCGGCAAGTTCACCATGGCGGATGTGCTGTCCTTCCGGTTGAAGCAGCGTCCGGTGCGGATCGCCGCGGCGACGACGACGTTGGCCGTCTGCTTCTTCTACCTCCTGGCCCAGATGGCCGGCGCCGGTGCGCTGGTCTCCCTGCTGCTCGGCATCGACGACCGGCTTGGCCAGTCCATCGTGATCACCGTCGTCGGCGCCCTGATGATCCTGTACGTCCTGGTGGGCGGCATGAAGGGCACCACCTGGGTTCAGATCATCAAGGCCTGCCTGCTGATCGCCGGCGCGTTCGTCATGACCATCTGGGTGCTGGCCTTGTACGGGTTCAACTTCTCCGCACTGCTCGGCGACGCCGCTGCGACGGCCGGCAACCCCGAGATCCTCAACCCGGGACTCCAGTACGGCGTGAGCGGAACGTCCAAGTTCGACTTCATCTCGCTGGCCCTGGCGCTGGTGCTCGGCACCGCGGCCCTGCCCCACGTGCTGATGCGCTTCTACACCGTCCCGACGGCGAAGGAGGCCCGCCGCTCGGTGGTCTGGGCCATCTGGCTGATCGGCGCGTTCTACCTGTTCACCCTGGTGCTCGGCTACGGCGCCGGCGCGCTGATCGGCCCCGAGGCCATCAATGCGGCGCCGGGCGGCGTGAACTCCGCGGCCCCGCTGCTGGCCTTCCACCTCGGCGGCCCGCTGCTGCTGGGCGTGATCTCCGCCGTGGCGTTCGCCACCATCCTGGCCGTCGTCGCCGGCCTGACGATCACGGCCGCGGCGTCCTTCGCCCACGACATCTACGCCAACGTGGTCCGCAAGGGCAAGGTCGACGCGGACGGCGAGGTCAAGGTGGCACGCCGCACCGTCGTGGTCATCGGCGTCCTGTCGATCCTCGGCGGCATCGGCGCCCAGGGGCAGAATGTGGCGTTCCTCGTGGCGCTGGCCTTCGCGGTCGCGGCCTCGGCGAACCTGCCGACGATCATCTACTCCCTGTTCTGGAAGAAGTTCTCCACCCGGGGTGCCGTGTGGTCGATGTACGGAGGCCTCGCCGCCGCCGTCGTCCTGATCGTCTTCTCCCCGGTGGTCTCCGGGGCCGAAACGTCCATGATCCCCAGCGCCGACTTCGCCTGGTTCCCGCTGAAGAACCCGGGCATCGTCTCCATCCCGCTGGCGTTCTTCCTCGGATGGCTCGGCACCGTGCTGGACAAGACGGTCGAGGACCCGGCGAAGCAGGCCGAGATGGAAGTCCGTTCGCTCACCGGCGTAGGTGCCGAGAAGGCGGTCGACCACTAGGCCTCACAGCGCCGGCGGCCGTTCCAGCGGCCGGAGCCGGATAGACCACGGGCGGGTCCGGAGCATTCCGGGCCCGCCCGCCGTCGTCCCGGCGGCTGCGGAAGGGTTCCGGGGTCAGGCCAGCTGGGGGTGGGCGAGCTTGACCGGTTCGGAGACGATGTGGCCGTCCCGGGTGTTGACGCCGAGCAGGAGTTCGGGCAGCCGCCGGGTGGCGCCGTCCACGCCCTCCTCGGCGATCGCCCTGACGTAGGGCAGCGTGGCGTTGGTCAGCCCGTAGGTCGAGGTCCGCGGGACGGCGCCGGGCATGTTGGCGACACAGTAGAAGACGGTGTCATGCACGGGAAACGTGGGATCCGCGTGCGTGGTCGGGCGGGAGTCTTCGAAGCAGCCGCCCTGGTCGATCGAGATGTCGACCAGGACGGCGCCCGGCCGCATGCGCGAGACGAGTTCATTGGTGATGAGCTTTGGCGCCTTCGCCCCGGGGACCAGGACGGCGCCGATCACCAGGTCCGCCTGCAGGACCGCCGTCTCCAGCTCCCACGCGTTGCTCGCGATGGTGTTCACCCGCCCCTGGTACAGCTCGTCGAGCTGCTGGAGCCGGCGCACGTTCGTGTCCAACACGGTGACGTTGGCCCGCATGCCGACCGCCATCGAGACGGCGTTGGTCCCAGCCACGCCCGCGCCGATCACGACGACGTTGGCGGCGTGCGTGCCCGGCACGCCGCCCATGAGCACGCCGCGGCCGCCCTGCGGCTTGAGCAGGGTCTGGGCTCCGACCTGGGGTGCCAGCCGCCCGGCGACCTCGGACATTGGTGCTAGCAGCGGGAGCGTGCGGTCCGGCAGCTGGACGGTCTCGTAGGCCACCGCGGTCACCCGCTGTTCGCACAGCTGCGCGGTCAGCTGGGCGTCAGCGGCCAGATGCAGGTACGTGAAGAGGGTCAGGTCCGGGCGGAGCCGGTGGTATTCCTCCGCCACAGGCTCCTTCACCTTCAGGACGAGTTCGGACTCCGACCAGGTCTCGTCCGCGGAGGTGGCGATCCGGGCTCCCGCCGCCATGTAGTCCTCGTCGGTGATCGAGGAGCCGAGGCCGGCCCCGGATTCCACCGTGACGGAATGGCCGGCCAGGATGAGCTCATTGACGCCGGCAGGGGTGATCGCCACCCGGAACTCGTTGTTCTTGACTTCGCGGGGAACGCCGATCTGCATGGCACTGACTCCTTCGCACCTGGGGCCCACGGGCCGCCGTCGTACTCCTGCTGGCGGCTGGTGCGCGGGCCGTCGTGCCCCGAGCCTACTCCCGAACCGCACGGCTGTGCAGTAGTCAGCCGACCGGAGGGACTTCGGCCCGGTGCAGCAGCGGGCTGACGCGGAATGGGACCAGCTCATGCATGGCTAGGGAGGTGTCGGTGCGCTCCACGCCGTCGATGGCGAGCACCTGGCTGTTGATCCGGAACAGGTCCTCGGCGCTGCGCGAGACCACCTGGGCCAGGATGTCCGCATTGCCTGTCACACCGTAGGCCTCCAGCAGCTCGGGAATCAGCGCCAGCTCCGCGGTGATCTGCTCCAGTTTGCGCTGCTGCACATGGATGTGGATGAACGCCATCAGCGGGTAGCCCAAAGCGGCCGGACTGATCCGGCGCTCGAACGTCAGGAACACGTCCCTGGCCTCGAGCTGGGAAAGCCGGGCCTGCACGGTGTTGCGGGATAGCCCCAACTGCTGCGCGAGGGCGACGACGGTGCTGCGGGCGTCCCGCGACAGAGCCGTCAGCAATCGGATGTCAGTGGCGTCCAAGGTCCGCATAGTGCGAAACGTTAGCACGATCAAACCCGCTCCGGCAGAGCATTATGCGCAGACGCGGCGAGGGTGATTGCGCTTGATGCCCCATGTGAGTATCGTCACAACTACCTTCCGACAATCGCGTCGGAAGGCCCTACGCCGGTCCGGACATCCACAAGAACACCGGGTCGGCGAACACCACGAGCGAAGGAGCGCGTGCAGCAGTGTCCCTACATGGCATGGGCCCGGTTCCACAGGAAGACCTCATCCAGCTTCTCGCGCCGGACGGCAGCCGGACCGGCAGCTCCGGCTTCGAAGAGTGGATCGAGGATGTCGACGGCGCGGCGCTGCAGGGCCTCTACGAAGACATGGTCGTGGTGCGCCGGCTCGACCAGGAAGCCACCGCCCTGCAACGGCAGGGGGAGCTCGCGCTGTGGCCGCCGCTGCTGGGGCAGGAGGCGGCACAGATCGGCTCCGGCCGCGCCCTGCGCAAGGACGATTTCGTCTTCTCCAGCTACCGCGAGAACGGCGTGGCCTACTGCCGGGGCGTGGGCTATGCGGACATGCTCCGGGTCTGGCGCGGCAACGCGCCCTCCGGCTGGGATCCGTACGCCGTCAACATGGCTACGCCGCAGGTCATCATCGGCGCGCAGACGCTGCACGCAACCGGCTATGCGATGGCCGCGAAGTTCGACGGCGCCGACGCGGTGGCGGTCTCGTATTTCGGCGACGGCGCAACGAGCCAGGGGGACTCGAACGAGGCGATGGTGTTTGCCGCCAGCTTCCAGGCTCCCGTCATCTTCTTCTGCCAGAACAACCAGTGGGCCATCTCGGAGCCGGTGCGGCTGCAGGCGCAGCGCGACATTGCGGACCGCGCTCCCGGTTTCGGCATCCCGAGCATCCGGGTGGACGGCAACGACGTGCTGGCCTGCCTTGCGGTGACCCGCCAGGCCCTGGAGCGGGCGCGGGGCGGTGGCGGTCCCGCCTTCATCGAGGCGGTGACTTACCGGATGGGTCCGCATACGACGGCGGATGATCCGTCGCGCTACCGGGATCCCAACGAGCTGGAGGACTGGAAGGGGCGCGATCCCATCGACCGGCTCGGCCGGCTGCTGGAGGCGGAGGGGCTCCTCGGGACGGACTTCACAGAACGGATCCGGGCGGCCGCGGACCGGGCGGCCAACGAGTTGCGCGAGGCGTGCGTCAGCATCCCCGAGCCGGGCGAGCTCGACGTGTTCGACAACGTCTACGCGACGCCCCACGCGGTCCTGGCCGGCCAGCGCCGGGACTACCAGCGGTACCTGGCATCCTTCGAGACGGGTCCGGGAGGCACGTCATGAGCACCATGACCTTTGGCCGGGCGATCAACTCCGGTCTGCGCCGCGCGTTGGAACGGGACTCGAAGGTGGTCCTCATCGGCGAGGACATCGGGATGCTCGGCGGCGTCTTCCGCATCACGGACGAGCTGCAAAAAGACTTCGGTGCCCACCGGGTCATCGATGCCCCACTGGCGGAATCCGCGATTCTGGGTACGGCCGTCGGCATGGCCTACCGCGGATACCGCCCGGTGTGCGAAATCCAGTTTGACGGGTTCATCTATCCGGCGTTCAACCAGATCGTGAGCCAAGTGGCCAAGCTGCATTACCGCACCCGGGGGAGGGTCAAGATGCCACTGACCATCCGGGTTCCGTTCGGCGGCGGAATCGGGGCGGCGGAGCATCATTCGGAATCGCCGGAAGCATACTTTCTGCACACCCCGGGCCTGCGCGTGGTCTCTGTGTCGAACCCGCAGGATGCGTTCCTCATGATCCAGCAGGCGATTGCCTGCGATGACCCGGTGCTCTTCTTCGAGCCCAAGCGCCGCTACCACACCAAGGGAGAAGTGGACGAGGAGGCCGGGCTGGACAGCTACCCGATGGAGCAGGCCAGGGTGGAGGTGTCCGGCGACGACGCGACGCTCGTCACCTACGGGCCGCTGGTCCAGGTCGCACGAGAGGCAGCGGCAGCAGCCCGCGAGGAGGGGATCTCCCTCGAGGTGATCGACCTGCGCTCGCTGTCGCCCATCGACTTCGGTACCGTGGAGGCCTCGGTGCGCAAGACCGGCCGGCTGGTCGTGGCCCATGAAGCGTCCAGGACCGGAGGCCTGGGCGCCGAGTTGGCCGCTTCCATCACCGAGCGCTGCTTCTACCATCTGGAGCACGCCCCGGAGCGGATCACCGGCTTCGACATTCCGTACCCGCCGGCGAAAATGGAGCACCACCACCTCCCCAACCTGGACCGCATCCTCGACGGCGTGGACCGGGTGTTGGACCGCCGGAATTCGCTCGGCGGCGGGGAGGGGCACTGATGGCCGTGCGCGTGTTCAAGCTGCCGGACCTGGGCGAGGGCCTGACCGAGTCGGAGATCGTGAGCTGGCGGGTGGCCGAGGGGGACAAGGTCGAACTCAACCAGATCCTGGGCGAAGTCGAGACGGCCAAGGCCGTCGTCGAGCTGCCGTCGCCGTTCGCCGGCGTGGTCAAGACCCTGCATGAGGCTCCGGGAACCACGGTCAACGTGGGCGAACCGATCGTCTCCTTCGAAGTGGCCGGCGAGGTGAATACCGGACAGGCGGATGCCGGACCAACCAGGCTTGCAGAGGGTGGATCCGCGGCGCCGGAGGCCTCGGCGGCCGCCCCGGCCCGCGAGGCAGTCCTGGTCGGGTACGGCGCCCAGGCCGAGGGGACAGGGAAACCGGCGCGCCGCCGTCGTACTTTTGATGCGCCGCTGCCCGCCGCTGTGCCGGTTGCGGACCATCCTGCCCCCGCCGCTGCCGGCGGGACGGAACCGGCGGTGAAGGAACGGCCGCGTTCGACGCCGCCGGTGCGCAAGCTGGCCAGGGAGCTCGGAGTGGACCTCGCCCTCGTGCGCGGCACGGGGCGGGAGGGGCTGATCACGCGTGCGGACGTCGAAGGCTTCCGCGCCGGTGCCGCCTTGCCGCCCGCAGGACTGCCCGCGGCTGCCGGCGGCGGGCGCTGGCTTGGCGGCGCCACGGAGCGTGAAAGCCGGCTGCCGGTCAAGGGCGTGCGTAAGCAGATGGCCGCGGCGATGGTGGCCAGCGCCTTCACGGCTCCGCATGCGACGTCATTCCTGACGGTCGATGCCACGGCGGGCCTGGAACTGCTGGACCGCCTCCACGGGCAGCGCGCCTTCGCCGGAACCAAGCTGACCCCGCTGACCTTGGCGGCGAAGGCCCTCTGCATCGCGCTGGACCGCCACCCGCTGCTCAATGCACGGTGGGACGAGGAGCACCAGGAGATCGTGCAGCAGAACTACGTCAACCTGGGCATCGCCGCCGCGACACCGCGAGGACTGCTGGTCCCGAACATCAGGGACGCCCAGACGCTGGACCTGGCGGCACTCGCCGGGGCGCTGGCGGAGCTGACCCGGAGGGCCCGCGAGGGCAAGACGGCCCCGGCCGAGCTCTCAGGCGGCACCATCTCACTGACCAACATCGGCGTATTCGGGATCGACGCCGGCACACCCATCCTGAATCCGGGGGAGGCGGCCATCCTGGCGACCGGCGCGGTGCAGCGCCGGCCGTGGGAATACCGCGGCGGGATTGAACTGCGCCAGGTGATGACGCTCAGCCTGTCCTTCGACCACCGGTTGGTGGACGGGGAGCAGGCGGCGCTGTTCCTGGCGGACGTCGGCGCGATCATCAGCGACCCCGCCGTGCTGTTGGCGATGGTCTGATCAGACCAGTTCGAGGATCTCCTCGGTCACCACTGCTGCGCGGGCGTTGGCGAAGCCCTTGGACTCGCCGACCGGCTTGAAACCGGCCTTTTCGAGCACCTTGATGGAGCCCAGGTTGTCCTTGACGGCGCGGGCGCGGATCGGGCGGGCGGTGAACTCGGCCAGGAACTTCTCTACCGCGGCGGACGTGATGCCGCGGCCCCAGTGCGACTTGGCGGTCCAGAAGCTGAGTTCCGGGTAGCCTTCGGACGGATAGACCAGGACACTGCCGACGACCTCGCCGTCTGCGGTGACGGTGCGGACAACAATCTGCTCATCGTTGAGGATGTTCTGCCAGTGGTGGTTGAAGACGCCTCGGTCGGAAGGGTCCTTGGCGGAGAATGCGGCCATGTGGTTGGCATCCGGGTCCCGCTGGTACTCGAAGAACTTGTCCAGGTCCGCCGGCTCCACGGGGCGCAGCTCAATCATTTTGGAACCTTTCGGGTCTAGGTGGTCTCAACAGACTACTCGGCTTTCAGGGCTGCCCATGCCATTTGTTCCAGCAGGTTTCGGCGCCAGCCCCTGTCCCGCTGGCGCTTGCCCCGGTGCAGCGAGTGCGGCGTGGAATTGATCAGCCCGAAGGCCGCGTGGGCGCGCATCCGAAGCCGCGGCCCGTCCTGGGCCGGGAGCATCTGGGACAGCACGGCCACCCAGACCTCGACATACTGGCGCTGCAGGTCCCGCACGTGCGCCGATTCCTCCGCCGGGAGGCTGTCCAGGTCCCGGTCGTGCACGCGGATGACCTCCGGATTGCTCAGGGCGAAGTCAACATGGAATTCGATCAGCCCGCGCAGGGCGTCCTCGGGGTCGGGAGAACTGTCGACGACGGCACGACCGCCGTCCAGCAGGTCCTGGCTGACCCCGGTCAGCA is a genomic window of Arthrobacter sp. Marseille-P9274 containing:
- a CDS encoding LytTR family DNA-binding domain-containing protein; this translates as MVNVVIADDELPAVEALAYLLARDPRIGRIHKATSGAEALRALENHDVDAMFLDIHMPALTGLDIARVISRFSRPPAVVFVTADEDQALEAFNLAAVDYLLKPVRAERLAESVRRVCELMEDGAAQPEVITVDQGGITKMIRRDEIKFVQAQGDYARLHTAEGSYLIRVPLNDLERQWADAGYLRIHRSYLVSVGAIQQMRTTDGRTSVLVDGAELPVSRRSLPAVRDRLEANRVRPGG
- a CDS encoding histidine kinase, whose protein sequence is MVSPAVDIALIAAIAIITVAVVSLVGFKLSRSSRELGSEAELATYNTLHTAGLAGPHLRRGLTPDGAAKAAGYLRGMLDSSRLVITDEAGVLAWDPQTEDRDADAMVLAAKVLESGRTQVYRRPPETPSDGAAEGFAAEAVFSPIRVQERVVGTIGAYSGQVRPSLVRATNEVAAWVATQIELAELDASRTLLMEAEVRALRAQISPHFIYNSLNAIASYILTDPVRARELVIEFADFTRYSFRRHGDFTTVAEELRSIDRYLLLERARFGDRLNVSLQIGPEVLSTVIPFLSLQPLVENAVRHGLEAREGPGHITITGRDDGEYAVLGIEDDGVGMDPERLRQMLAGHTAGDHVGLRNVDSRLRQVYGDDHGLVIETAPGAGTLITMRIPKFQPGHEV
- a CDS encoding DUF485 domain-containing protein translates to MGQHPTPEADPTAAVDFQEVQQRPEFKELRHRHRSFVFPMAIAFLLWYFLYVLLADYAHGFMSIKLVGNINVGLVLGLLQFVSTFAITMWYVSYANKKLDPIAAGIRHDLESTAQPPAGGTK
- a CDS encoding cation acetate symporter, whose translation is MLPLTTVTQETTQVGEPWLNMTIFGLFVAITMVIVLRASRNNKTAADYYAAGRSFTGPQNGTAIAGDYLSAASFLGIVGAIAINGYDGFLYSIGFLVAWLVALLLVAELLRNTGKFTMADVLSFRLKQRPVRIAAATTTLAVCFFYLLAQMAGAGALVSLLLGIDDRLGQSIVITVVGALMILYVLVGGMKGTTWVQIIKACLLIAGAFVMTIWVLALYGFNFSALLGDAAATAGNPEILNPGLQYGVSGTSKFDFISLALALVLGTAALPHVLMRFYTVPTAKEARRSVVWAIWLIGAFYLFTLVLGYGAGALIGPEAINAAPGGVNSAAPLLAFHLGGPLLLGVISAVAFATILAVVAGLTITAAASFAHDIYANVVRKGKVDADGEVKVARRTVVVIGVLSILGGIGAQGQNVAFLVALAFAVAASANLPTIIYSLFWKKFSTRGAVWSMYGGLAAAVVLIVFSPVVSGAETSMIPSADFAWFPLKNPGIVSIPLAFFLGWLGTVLDKTVEDPAKQAEMEVRSLTGVGAEKAVDH
- the ald gene encoding alanine dehydrogenase, giving the protein MQIGVPREVKNNEFRVAITPAGVNELILAGHSVTVESGAGLGSSITDEDYMAAGARIATSADETWSESELVLKVKEPVAEEYHRLRPDLTLFTYLHLAADAQLTAQLCEQRVTAVAYETVQLPDRTLPLLAPMSEVAGRLAPQVGAQTLLKPQGGRGVLMGGVPGTHAANVVVIGAGVAGTNAVSMAVGMRANVTVLDTNVRRLQQLDELYQGRVNTIASNAWELETAVLQADLVIGAVLVPGAKAPKLITNELVSRMRPGAVLVDISIDQGGCFEDSRPTTHADPTFPVHDTVFYCVANMPGAVPRTSTYGLTNATLPYVRAIAEEGVDGATRRLPELLLGVNTRDGHIVSEPVKLAHPQLA
- a CDS encoding Lrp/AsnC family transcriptional regulator, which codes for MRTLDATDIRLLTALSRDARSTVVALAQQLGLSRNTVQARLSQLEARDVFLTFERRISPAALGYPLMAFIHIHVQQRKLEQITAELALIPELLEAYGVTGNADILAQVVSRSAEDLFRINSQVLAIDGVERTDTSLAMHELVPFRVSPLLHRAEVPPVG
- the pdhA gene encoding pyruvate dehydrogenase (acetyl-transferring) E1 component subunit alpha, whose amino-acid sequence is MGPVPQEDLIQLLAPDGSRTGSSGFEEWIEDVDGAALQGLYEDMVVVRRLDQEATALQRQGELALWPPLLGQEAAQIGSGRALRKDDFVFSSYRENGVAYCRGVGYADMLRVWRGNAPSGWDPYAVNMATPQVIIGAQTLHATGYAMAAKFDGADAVAVSYFGDGATSQGDSNEAMVFAASFQAPVIFFCQNNQWAISEPVRLQAQRDIADRAPGFGIPSIRVDGNDVLACLAVTRQALERARGGGGPAFIEAVTYRMGPHTTADDPSRYRDPNELEDWKGRDPIDRLGRLLEAEGLLGTDFTERIRAAADRAANELREACVSIPEPGELDVFDNVYATPHAVLAGQRRDYQRYLASFETGPGGTS
- a CDS encoding alpha-ketoacid dehydrogenase subunit beta — encoded protein: MSTMTFGRAINSGLRRALERDSKVVLIGEDIGMLGGVFRITDELQKDFGAHRVIDAPLAESAILGTAVGMAYRGYRPVCEIQFDGFIYPAFNQIVSQVAKLHYRTRGRVKMPLTIRVPFGGGIGAAEHHSESPEAYFLHTPGLRVVSVSNPQDAFLMIQQAIACDDPVLFFEPKRRYHTKGEVDEEAGLDSYPMEQARVEVSGDDATLVTYGPLVQVAREAAAAAREEGISLEVIDLRSLSPIDFGTVEASVRKTGRLVVAHEASRTGGLGAELAASITERCFYHLEHAPERITGFDIPYPPAKMEHHHLPNLDRILDGVDRVLDRRNSLGGGEGH
- a CDS encoding dihydrolipoamide acetyltransferase family protein, which codes for MAVRVFKLPDLGEGLTESEIVSWRVAEGDKVELNQILGEVETAKAVVELPSPFAGVVKTLHEAPGTTVNVGEPIVSFEVAGEVNTGQADAGPTRLAEGGSAAPEASAAAPAREAVLVGYGAQAEGTGKPARRRRTFDAPLPAAVPVADHPAPAAAGGTEPAVKERPRSTPPVRKLARELGVDLALVRGTGREGLITRADVEGFRAGAALPPAGLPAAAGGGRWLGGATERESRLPVKGVRKQMAAAMVASAFTAPHATSFLTVDATAGLELLDRLHGQRAFAGTKLTPLTLAAKALCIALDRHPLLNARWDEEHQEIVQQNYVNLGIAAATPRGLLVPNIRDAQTLDLAALAGALAELTRRAREGKTAPAELSGGTISLTNIGVFGIDAGTPILNPGEAAILATGAVQRRPWEYRGGIELRQVMTLSLSFDHRLVDGEQAALFLADVGAIISDPAVLLAMV
- a CDS encoding GNAT family N-acetyltransferase is translated as MIELRPVEPADLDKFFEYQRDPDANHMAAFSAKDPSDRGVFNHHWQNILNDEQIVVRTVTADGEVVGSVLVYPSEGYPELSFWTAKSHWGRGITSAAVEKFLAEFTARPIRARAVKDNLGSIKVLEKAGFKPVGESKGFANARAAVVTEEILELV
- a CDS encoding TetR/AcrR family transcriptional regulator — its product is MSVNAAADAGRVTGRSKAKASRRAALLAAAAQLFAERGFNGVSIEDLGAAAGVSGPAVYRHFSSKHAVLSALLTGVSQDLLDGGRAVVDSSPDPEDALRGLIEFHVDFALSNPEVIRVHDRDLDSLPAEESAHVRDLQRQYVEVWVAVLSQMLPAQDGPRLRMRAHAAFGLINSTPHSLHRGKRQRDRGWRRNLLEQMAWAALKAE